TCCTGCGCGTCGATCACCTGAAAGGTCTTCGCAGCAAGTCCATTCGCAATGGCGCTTTTCGGCGCGCCTGTCTGGTAGCCATCCTGGCTGTAAGCGATCCGGTTGCTCCAAACATCCCAACCCTCTATCTTGTCCGGCACCACCCGTTGCAAGGTGAGGTCGTCAAAAAAGAACCGTATGCTGTCCGCCTCCCCTGGTGCGCTCCCCGAAAGCCCATAGGAAGCCTCAAAACCCGTAATCTTATCCCGCGCGACATTGCCAATCTCCCACACCACATGGTTCCACTCATGATTCCGCAAGATCAACGAGGTCTCCCCTTCCTGGCCAAAGAGTGCCGGCAGCTTTTCCTGCCCTTCATTGTAGAGCTGCAGGTCAAGGGCCGTGGTGAAAAACCCCGGCAAATCGGGATATATCCAAAACGAAATACGGTTGTACCCCGTCCAATCCTCTCCATCAAAATGTCGCCGGATGCCCGAGCGCCCCCATCCCCGGCCGGTCGCCGGACCAGGTCCCGGCAGACGCGTAGGAGTAGACATCAGCAACGACCAGTCACCCTGGTGAACCTGTTCCTTGCTGAGCCCAATCGTGGCCACACTGACGTTGGAATCTACGATCTTCATCACCTTACGCGCGTCGACAATGGCGCCTCCGCTGGTCGTAAAAGAGCTCCAGTTTTTGAGGTCTTCCATCTGATCCAGGGAGCGGCTTTCCAGGACGGGTTTATTCAGCCAGCGGTGCTCGGCGGAGGCTTGGATATCGATGGCAATGGGGTCCCCGCCGGTGCGCTGGCAGAGGGCCTTCACGTTCAAAAGGGGAAGGAGAAATACTAGAAGGAAAAGTCTCAACGCAGTCCGTTTTTGCATCGCCAAAGGTTTTGACGCAGGCTCAAAAATCACAACTGTCGAATCCTTATCTTTTGGGGCGTAATGGTTACAAAAACCGGCCGCTGCAGGGTTTTATTTTTCAACAGATAAATGAGCGTCTGGATAATCTCCTGCAATTCGCTAAATGAATACCTCAAAAATATAACACTTAGCCCTTTCACATGATGAGCAAATACCCACTCACCAAAATCTTTATCTTCCGTGAGAAGCAGGTAGTCATATTTCATGGCCATTTCAATTACTTGCTCATCTTTAATCCCTCTTTTCAATTCATAAATCGAGGTCACCTCAAATTCTACCTCCCGAAGCGATTTAATAATCTCAAAAGGAATGTTCTCATCAGCAAGGATCATGCAACTGCGATTACCGTTTCGTTGGAAATGACGTCAGACGCATAAGCTAACGCCGCGTTTATGGCCGCCTCAGAAAGGCTGGGATAACCCGCAATCATTTGCTGCATGGTGGCGCCCTCTGATAGCTTCTTCAAGATCAAAGCCACAGTTATCCGGGTTCCCTTGATAACCGGCTTTCCCAGCATAACATCTGCGTTCGATTCTATGAAATCAGTGTATATCATAATATTCAAAGAATGTGTTTAGATAAATTTAGCCAATTCTCGTCTCTTTATCGCTACCTATCTAAGATGAAAACAAATCATGCAATAATTAAAATTAATTGATATTCAATTATTTACGCCAAAATCAAGTGTCTTTAAATTGGGTAGGCAAAAAAATTACGCAAATAACGCTTAATCCTGAGCCCCAAGAAATGCAATGTGCCAAACGATGCTGGTTGATACCCGTATTCGTAGCTCACTTCCCAATACAAAACCTCTCAAAAATAAACCCCAACACCTCCTCGTTACTCACCTCCCCCGTAATCTCCCCAAGGTAATAAAGACACCGCCTGATATCAAGCGCCAACAAATCCCCCGGCACCCCAGAATCAAGCCCAGCCCGAATATCCAAAAGCGACTTCTCCACCTCCTGCAAGGCCGCATAATGCCGGGCATTGGTGACAACCACGTCTTCTTTAGCAACGGCGCCGGAAGAAACCAACGACACCAAGCGGGCCTTCAAAAGACCCACGCTGCCAGCCTCCCGTGCGCTCATCGCCAGATCAACCGAAAGCGACCCAGTTGCAAAAAGATCCGCCTTATTCCCCACCACCAAAAACGGCTTCCCCATCTGGGCAAGCGCCCCCCGGACATCAAAAATTTCGGAAGCAACCTCTGAAGAAGAAAGATCCACGAGATACACAATCACATCCGCCGCCTCCATCGCCGCCCGCGACCGCTCGATCCCAATACTTTCGATGACATCGGTGGTATGCTCCCGTATCCCCGCCGTATCGACCAGCCGGAAAAGGATCCCGTCGATCTGCAGGACTTCTTCGATGGTATCCCGCGTCGTCCCGGCGATGTCACTGACGATAGCGCGGTTTTCATTGAGGAGTGTATTCAGCAACGTCGATTTCCCCGCATTGGGCCTGCCGACGATCGCGACGCGGACCCCGTTTTTGATGACATTCCCCCAACCAAAAGACTCCAGCAAGCCGCGTGTCGTGCGGGCGGCCTCGTCGATAAGCCGGTAAAAGGCCGTACGGTCGGCAAATTCTACGTCTTCCTGGGAAAAGTCCAGTTCCAGCTCGATCAGGCCGGAAAAACGGATCAGCTGCTCCCGGAGCCCCTTGAGCACGTGCGAAAAACCTCCCCTCATGTCCTTTAGGGCGGCCTGACGGGAGGCCTCGGTATTGCTTGCAATGAGGTCAGCCACGGCCTCTGCCTGGGTCAGGTCCATTTTGCCATGGAGAAAGGCGCGCTGGGTAAACTCACCGGGGCGGGCGAGCCGGGCGCCCTGGCGGATACAGGCTTGGATGACTTGTTGCTGGACAAAAGGAGAGCCGTGACAGGAGAGTTCCACCACGTCCTCCCCGGTATAAGAACGGGGGCCCCTGTACAGGGAAACGACGGCCTCGTCGAGGACCACGTCGCCGTCCTTTAGTAAACCGACGTGTAGTGTATGGGTTGCCTGGCGAAGCAGATCCTTGGACGGGAACAGGGCCGAAGCAATCGTCCAGGACCTGGAGCCGCTCAAACGGATGACGCCTATGGCGCCGATGCCCGGGGGCGTGGCCAGGGCTACGATCGTATCGTCCCACCCCTCCAGGTTATTTGCCATACGCGGATTTCATTCCACAAAGAAACTAAAATTGTGGTTCCGCAAAGGCCTTTAGGGGAAAATTAGGCCTTTGCGGAACCACCGCTAATGATGGGCCCTTCGGGTCGCCAAGGTCGAATAGCACAAGGGGCTGGTAGACACCAGCCCCGATGATGGTCATATGCGCAAACTTAACCCTTATCTTATGATCATATATTTTCCCACTTTACAAATCCGCATCTCGTCCAACACACCGATCAGGTCGTTGTAAGAAAGGTCCGCTCCCGGGTGAATCAACACCGTGAGGTCGCTTCTTGTAAATCGCCCGCTGTGATCCAGCCGTTCCTGCAAGTCTTGTATCTCCGCTCTCAGCGAAGGCATTTGGCGGAGAAAGGCTTCCTGCTCGGGATGCTCCCCGGGCTTTCCCTCCGCATAACGCACCGACTTAGCATCCGCATACAGCGTTAGCGTTGCCACCGAAGGCGCGTCGATAACAGGTTCTGTCGACTGGTCGGGCATCACCATCTTAAAGGCCTTTGGCGTCGACAAGGTCGTGGTAAACAGAAAAAAGGAGATCAGGATAAATCCAAGATCCACCATGGGCGTCAGGTCCACCTTGAGGACCCGCCCCGAGGACGATGCGGTAAGGTTCATTTCTGCCATATACTTGTGTTTTTAGTACTAATCGAAATGAAGGGGCTGGTAGACACCAGCCCGATGTGCAACGATCCTATCTACCTCTACTCCTGCCGTCCCTGATCGTCGCCAATAAGTCAAGCAAAACGCCTCTTTATCAAAAGCCTTTCGGCCAATCGTCTAAGTAAGGGACCGGTAGACACCGGCCCCGCTCGGTTCGCCTTTTTTATGCAAATGAAAATTCAATCGAATAGTCGTCTATATAGAGATAACGACCCCCTCATTTTTCCACACGAAACCGGCAATTATTTTTAAAAATTCCGTTTTTGTACGGAGCTGGCGCGGCCTTTTCAATTGGTATGGCCTCTTCAAAATACGCTTTACCCCACGGACATAGGACTCCATACCGTCTCGCCATCCCTAGATCATCGGACCGGTGCGTGTCTCAGCGAAGTGGGGTGTCCATTTTACTTCTTTTCCTCAGGTGATTCGAACGATGTCAAGTCGTTTCGGTTCCCTGAGGAAAAGAAGTAAAATGGACACCCCACTTCGCGGGCAACGCGGTCGGGCCGACGAGGTAGGCACACGGACCGGTCAGAGTAGTAGTAGTAGGAGGAGGAGGAGGAAAAGAAAAGGCCCCGCTTAGAAAAGCGGGGCCATGTTTATTAAAAAGGTACTTACTGTAAAAGTATCAGGATCACTCATCCGGCATCTGGAAGGTGATTTTCTGACGACGGAAGGCTTTTACCTTACGGCCGTTTTGCTGGGCGGGGGTCCAGTGGGGACCGCGGCGGATGGCGTTAACGGCGATTTCGGCGAGTTTGGTGCCTTGCATCGTCAGGGCTTGTACGTCGCTCACGGCGCCGTCCTTGTCCACGATGAACTGCACTTCGCAGGTACCGCTCTTGCCTTCGTCCGTCAGCTCGTCCATGTGTAACGTGATGGCTGTACGAACGTAGTTGTTCCATGCACCGTCACCACCGGGGAAACCAGCCTCGATCTCCACTTTCGTAAAGACCTTGTTGTCGTCGTCCGCGGGGGCTGCAACAACTTTACTGCCCTGGTCCACCTTCGGCGGGTTGACCACGTCAGGGGCTTTGATACCGGCCTGGTCGATGTGACCGATGGTCGTATTGTCCAGCTCGTCTTGTTGTTTGACTTCTTTCTTTTGATCGGGTTGATCTACGATCTTGGGAGGCGTAAAGCTCTTGATCTCGATCTTGGGGGGTTCCACCTTCGGGGGAGGGGGCGGCGGTACCGGGGGAGGAGGCGGAGGCTTGTTGTCCACATTCGCCAGGGTCACATCGGCGATGGTCACCTGTTTTTTCCCCAGGTACTTGCTGTACCAGCTGGAGAAAACCATCCCGCCGATACAAAGAAACGCCACGATCGCCGTTATGATCAAGGCCAGCGTCAGGCGCTTTTTATACTCCTTCCGAAGCTTATAGGCGCCGTAGTCCTTGTTCATCTTCTCGAATATGATATCGAGGATGTCGGCTGATAAAATTTTATTAGCTTCCATGAGTTTCTTTTTTATTACTTTATACCGTTCGCCACCTCAGTCTGCTGAACAAGGGAGTATTCATCCGGGCGAACCGTAACCATCGCGTATTTTCCAATTTCGTTGATGGTCATTTCATCCAGAAGGTCTACCGCATCCTTATAGGTTGCATCCTGGTCGGGCTTGATGATCACCACCAGCTTGTCAGCGGGGGTGCGGCTCTTCTTATCAAGGATCTTGTCCCGGATACCCTTGAGGTTCGTCACCTGCATGGTCTTGGGATCGTCTCCTTCATAATAATAAACCTGGTCGGCTTTGCCGAGAATGACGGTGAACGCCCCGGACTTCGCAGCTTCGTTCTGCTCTTCCGGTTTGGCGGTTTCATCCGGCATGTTCAGCTTCATCGCAGTCGGAGAACTCAGGGTGGTGGTGAACATAAAGAAGGTGATCAGCAGGAAGCCGAGGTCCACCATCGGGGTCAGGTCGACCCGCGTGGACTGTTTCTTGCCTTTTTTGACACCTGGGCCTTTTTTCCCTCCCCCCGATTTCACTTCCATCTCTGCCATAATCGTATCAGTTTAAATACGTTAAATAAAATTACTTCTTGTGGCGTTCGTCCCACAGGGCGGTGCCGGGAGGGGCGTCGGCCATAGCGGTCACGAGCTTGAAGTGGAACACCTTGTTGTCCGTAAAGGCACGGATCACTTCCTTAAAGGCAGGATATTTGGCCCCGTTGTCCCCTTTAATAAGGACGTTATCGGGCGTCCTGCCCCCATTGGCCTGCAAAAGACAAGTCACCCACGTCCTCAGCTCATTGTGAGCGGAGTCGATGGCGGGTATCCCCGGCTGTTTGAACGCCTTGTAGGAATCGGGATCAAGATCCAGCACTTGCTTCAATTCGGCGAAAGGCATTCCCAAACCACCACCTGCAGCCAGGATGTGCGCCAGGTTCTTCTTTTCGGCAGGGGAAAGCCCCAGATTTTGCTGGGTGCTGACGACGTCGATCAACGGCCCCAGGTTTTCGTCGTCATTGTAGGAAAAGAATACTTTTCCATCCTTGTCGAACATGACCTGGAAAGCGTTTTTGTCGGGCACATCGTCAGAAGACACCGAGCTGGGCGGAGCCACCTTCACCACGTCATCGGGTTTGAATTTGGTCGCCAACATGAAGAAAGTCAACAGCAGGAACGCCACGTCGCACATCGCGGTCATGTCCACCGTCGTACTCTTTCTTGGTATTTTGACTCTTGGCATGTCTGTTTTTTTGCTGATTTAGATACTAAATAAATGAGCTGCTCTATATAGAGACGCTCATTACCTCATTTTTCCATAAAAAAAGTCCAACTTTTTTTTTGCCAACCCTTGGATAAACATCAAATGGCTGACAACCAAGGACTTATTTATAGTTAGAGGCGAAGCTCTGGGTCAGCGTAAAACCAGACTCATCGATCCCGTAGGTGATGCTGTCGATACGGGTCGTGAATACGTTGTACATAATAATGGATACGGCAGAAGTACCGATACCCAGGGCGGTATTGTA
This region of Dinghuibacter silviterrae genomic DNA includes:
- a CDS encoding DUF5615 family PIN-like protein, with the protein product MILADENIPFEIIKSLREVEFEVTSIYELKRGIKDEQVIEMAMKYDYLLLTEDKDFGEWVFAHHVKGLSVIFLRYSFSELQEIIQTLIYLLKNKTLQRPVFVTITPQKIRIRQL
- a CDS encoding DUF433 domain-containing protein; this encodes MIYTDFIESNADVMLGKPVIKGTRITVALILKKLSEGATMQQMIAGYPSLSEAAINAALAYASDVISNETVIAVA
- the mnmE gene encoding tRNA uridine-5-carboxymethylaminomethyl(34) synthesis GTPase MnmE; this encodes MANNLEGWDDTIVALATPPGIGAIGVIRLSGSRSWTIASALFPSKDLLRQATHTLHVGLLKDGDVVLDEAVVSLYRGPRSYTGEDVVELSCHGSPFVQQQVIQACIRQGARLARPGEFTQRAFLHGKMDLTQAEAVADLIASNTEASRQAALKDMRGGFSHVLKGLREQLIRFSGLIELELDFSQEDVEFADRTAFYRLIDEAARTTRGLLESFGWGNVIKNGVRVAIVGRPNAGKSTLLNTLLNENRAIVSDIAGTTRDTIEEVLQIDGILFRLVDTAGIREHTTDVIESIGIERSRAAMEAADVIVYLVDLSSSEVASEIFDVRGALAQMGKPFLVVGNKADLFATGSLSVDLAMSAREAGSVGLLKARLVSLVSSGAVAKEDVVVTNARHYAALQEVEKSLLDIRAGLDSGVPGDLLALDIRRCLYYLGEITGEVSNEEVLGFIFERFCIGK
- a CDS encoding ExbD/TolR family protein, with protein sequence MAEMNLTASSSGRVLKVDLTPMVDLGFILISFFLFTTTLSTPKAFKMVMPDQSTEPVIDAPSVATLTLYADAKSVRYAEGKPGEHPEQEAFLRQMPSLRAEIQDLQERLDHSGRFTRSDLTVLIHPGADLSYNDLIGVLDEMRICKVGKYMIIR
- a CDS encoding energy transducer TonB — its product is MEANKILSADILDIIFEKMNKDYGAYKLRKEYKKRLTLALIITAIVAFLCIGGMVFSSWYSKYLGKKQVTIADVTLANVDNKPPPPPPVPPPPPPKVEPPKIEIKSFTPPKIVDQPDQKKEVKQQDELDNTTIGHIDQAGIKAPDVVNPPKVDQGSKVVAAPADDDNKVFTKVEIEAGFPGGDGAWNNYVRTAITLHMDELTDEGKSGTCEVQFIVDKDGAVSDVQALTMQGTKLAEIAVNAIRRGPHWTPAQQNGRKVKAFRRQKITFQMPDE
- a CDS encoding ExbD/TolR family protein, which produces MAEMEVKSGGGKKGPGVKKGKKQSTRVDLTPMVDLGFLLITFFMFTTTLSSPTAMKLNMPDETAKPEEQNEAAKSGAFTVILGKADQVYYYEGDDPKTMQVTNLKGIRDKILDKKSRTPADKLVVIIKPDQDATYKDAVDLLDEMTINEIGKYAMVTVRPDEYSLVQQTEVANGIK
- a CDS encoding ExbD/TolR family protein, whose protein sequence is MPRVKIPRKSTTVDMTAMCDVAFLLLTFFMLATKFKPDDVVKVAPPSSVSSDDVPDKNAFQVMFDKDGKVFFSYNDDENLGPLIDVVSTQQNLGLSPAEKKNLAHILAAGGGLGMPFAELKQVLDLDPDSYKAFKQPGIPAIDSAHNELRTWVTCLLQANGGRTPDNVLIKGDNGAKYPAFKEVIRAFTDNKVFHFKLVTAMADAPPGTALWDERHKK